The following proteins come from a genomic window of Triticum aestivum cultivar Chinese Spring chromosome 6A, IWGSC CS RefSeq v2.1, whole genome shotgun sequence:
- the LOC123129125 gene encoding F-box/LRR-repeat protein 14, with protein MEDLPEALLTEILNRITRTSDLNSLSLVSRQLYKIEGSQRGAIHVGSGLCTAAKALTSLCARFPNLRKVEIDYSGWIPGHGKQLDNKGLLVFSSHCSSLIDLTLSFCSCIDDSGLGCLANCKRLVSLRLNSTPQITSIGLFSVAVGCTSLSALHLIDCEKIDSVEWLEYLGRDGSLEEFVVKNCKRINHHDFLKFGPGWMKLQKFEFERKRGKYDSLIAVGGKVYDSSHDAHSMDIYDFCCESLKDLRLAHIKTWPDVGLRVVLGKCKALEKLCLEYVHALNDNDMIALSRSCSNLKSISLWLNLQLYSSDVGYCETRTSFTDNSLYALALNCRMLQIVDLSFTGCSRDWPSEIGFTQEGFLVLIQSCPIRVLVLNNANFFDDKGMKVLASSPHLETLELILCHAVTDVGMRFIAHTPCLSNLTLRMCHNVTDAGVAELGRVHKLESLVIEYCGEISLEAAQGVAKSVRYSKDCSDALMNTIGLGAY; from the coding sequence ATGGAGGACCTACCTGAGGCTCTGCTGACAGAGATTCTCAACAGGATCACTAGGACAAGTGATCTCAACTCTCTTTCCCTTGTGTCAAGGCAGCTCTACAAGATAGAGGGGAGTCAAAGGGGTGCTATCCATGTTGGTTCCGGTCTTTGCACTGCTGCAAAAGCACTGACATCATTGTGCGCCCGCTTCCCAAATCTGCGGAAAGTGGAAATCGATTACTCTGGCTGGATACCTGGACATGGAAAGCAGCTGGACAACAAAGGCCTTCTTGTGTTTTCATCTCACTGTTCCTCGTTGATTGACCTCACCTTAAGCTTCTGTTCATGCATTGATGACTCTGGGCTTGGTTGCTTAGCGAATTGCAAGAGATTGGTGTCTCTCAGGCTGAACTCCACACCACAAATAACTTCGATTGGGCTTTTCTCGGTTGCAGTTGGTTGCACAAGTCTATCTGCTCTCCACCTTATTGATTGCGAGAAAATCGACAGTGTAGAGTGGCTGGAATACCTTGGTAGGGATGGATCGTTGGAAGAGTTTGTAGTGAAGAATTGCAAAAGAATCAATCATCATGACTTCCTAAAGTTTGGTCCAGGATGGATGAAGCTCCAGAAGTTTGAGTTTGAGAGGAAAAGAGGAAAATATGATAGTCTTATAGCCGTAGGTGGTAAGGTCTATGACTCCTCGCACGATGCTCACAGCATGGATATATATGATTTTTGCTGTGAGAGTTTGAAGGATTTAAGGTTGGCGCATATTAAAACTTGGCCAGATGTAGGACTTCGTGTTGTCCTAGGGAAGTGTAAAGCATTGGAGAAGCTTTGCCTTGAGTATGTTCATGCCCTAAATGATAATGACATGATTGCATTATCTCGGAGCTGCAGCAACCTTAAAAGCATCTCACTTTGGCTCAACCTGCAGCTTTACTCTAGTGATGTCGGCTATTGTGAAACCAGGACGTCATTTACAGATAACAGCCTTTACGCTCTAGCCCTAAACTGTCGTATGCTTCAGATCGTAGACCTCAGCTTTACAGGATGTTCTCGTGACTGGCCATCAGAAATAGGATTCACACAAGAGGGTTTTCTGGTGCTCATTCAGTCCTGCCCGATTCGTGTTCTCGTGCTCAACAACGCCAACTTCTTTGATGACAAGGGGATGAAGGTCCTCGCATCCTCACCTCATCTGGAGACACTCGAGCTTATACTGTGCCATGCAGTAACTGATGTTGGGATGCGCTTCATTGCGCACACCCCATGCTTGAGTAATCTCACACTTCGGATGTGTCATAACGTTACTGATGCCGGAGTGGCTGAACTGGGACGTGTACATAAGTTAGAGTCTTTGGTCATTGAGTATTGTGGTGAGATCTCTCTGGAAGCTGCGCAGGGTGTTGCCAAGTCGGTTCGCTACTCAAAGGACTGTTCAGATGCCCTTATGAATACAATTGGTCTTGGGGCCTATTGA